One region of Xylanimonas ulmi genomic DNA includes:
- a CDS encoding carboxylate--amine ligase: MRMADPTRDLTVVGIGGDIGMYALCRAFHERYGAPAVVLSTVATRALQRSSFVENVVVPGLGDVETLLAALEDQARRLAGRTLVLLTNSDWHVHTIVEHRARIEAAGYLVQYPSKDVLARVATKEGFAQVCERLGIPTPRTVPVDIARLTAQGPDALAAAADAVDALTYPVIAKPSDSSQWFAVSFPGKQKVHTLDARADLVALLGHLADARYPGTLLVQEYIPGDETQQRSLTAYRDSHGEVTLLATGRVLLEEHTPGTLGIPAAILVEPYDDAMDAARRFLDDVGYVGFANFDFKRDRRDGRHVFFEVNPRIGRNNHYVTAAGANVAEALVEDVVLGHRAQPRRAVDEVLYTVVPFGLLKRYILDPDLRARLERVVRRGGLANPLKYDADARPLRRVVVEAITQNYRRKYAQHYPAAKTD; encoded by the coding sequence ATGAGGATGGCCGACCCCACACGCGATCTGACGGTCGTCGGCATCGGCGGCGACATCGGGATGTACGCGCTGTGCCGCGCGTTCCACGAGCGGTACGGCGCGCCCGCTGTCGTCCTGTCCACCGTCGCGACCCGCGCACTGCAACGCTCCTCGTTCGTCGAGAACGTGGTGGTGCCGGGCTTGGGCGACGTCGAGACGCTGCTGGCCGCGCTGGAGGACCAGGCGCGGCGCCTGGCGGGGCGCACCCTGGTGCTCCTGACCAACTCGGACTGGCACGTGCACACGATCGTCGAGCACCGGGCCCGGATCGAGGCGGCGGGGTACCTCGTCCAGTACCCGAGCAAGGACGTGCTCGCACGCGTGGCGACCAAGGAGGGCTTCGCGCAGGTGTGCGAGCGCCTGGGCATCCCGACGCCGCGCACCGTTCCGGTCGACATCGCGCGGCTCACCGCGCAAGGTCCCGACGCGCTCGCCGCGGCCGCCGACGCGGTCGACGCGCTGACCTACCCGGTCATCGCCAAGCCGTCGGACTCCTCGCAGTGGTTCGCCGTCTCGTTCCCCGGCAAGCAGAAGGTGCACACGCTCGACGCGCGCGCCGACCTGGTCGCGCTGCTCGGCCACCTCGCGGACGCCCGGTACCCCGGCACGCTCCTGGTCCAGGAGTACATCCCGGGGGACGAGACGCAGCAGCGCTCGCTGACCGCCTACCGCGACAGCCACGGCGAGGTGACGCTGCTGGCCACCGGCCGCGTGCTGCTCGAGGAGCACACGCCCGGCACGCTCGGCATCCCGGCGGCGATCCTTGTCGAGCCGTATGACGACGCCATGGACGCCGCCCGGCGGTTCCTCGACGACGTCGGCTACGTCGGGTTCGCCAACTTCGACTTCAAGCGCGACCGCCGCGACGGGCGTCACGTGTTCTTCGAGGTCAACCCGCGCATCGGCCGCAACAACCACTACGTGACGGCCGCGGGGGCGAACGTCGCCGAGGCGCTCGTCGAGGACGTCGTGCTGGGCCACCGGGCGCAGCCGCGACGTGCTGTGGACGAGGTGCTGTACACGGTGGTGCCGTTCGGGCTGCTCAAGCGGTACATCCTCGACCCTGACCTGCGCGCGCGTCTCGAGCGCGTCGTGCGGCGCGGGGGGCTGGCCAACCCGCTCAAGTACGACGCCGACGCGCGCCCGCTGCGGCGTGTGGTGGTCGAGGCGATCACGCAGAACTACCGCCGCAAGTACGCCCAGCACTATCCCGCGGCCAAGACGGACTGA
- the gndA gene encoding NADP-dependent phosphogluconate dehydrogenase: protein MTQSTGLGAQAGTAQIGVTGLAVMGRNLARNLARHGYTVAVHNRSVARTRSLVAQAGDEGVFVPCESLAQFVASLERPRKVVVMVKAGAPTDAVIDELTPLLEEGDIVVDAGNAHYPDTVRREAALRELGLRFVGAGVSGGEEGALHGPSIMPGGTCEAYEVLGPILEDIAAKVDGVPCCAYVGPDGAGHFVKMVHNGIEYADMQLIGEAYDLLRQGLGASAGEIGEVFARWNTGDLESFLIEITADVLSHVDAETGAAFVDVVADQAEQKGTGRWTVHSGLDLGVPITAIAEATFARALSGATAGRQAARAALPAHAPAWQVADRDAFVEDVRQALYASKVVAYSQGFDQIAAASAEHGWGIDRGAMARIWRGGCIIRARFLDRITQAYERDTDLPLLLADPYFTDAVASGLAAWRRVVAAAATHGVPTPAFSSALAYYDAVRAPRLPAALIQAQRDYFGAHTYHRTDKDGAYHTDWSGDRTESNA, encoded by the coding sequence ATGACGCAGTCCACCGGGCTTGGCGCCCAGGCCGGCACAGCGCAGATCGGTGTGACCGGTCTTGCGGTGATGGGTCGGAATTTGGCGCGGAATTTGGCGCGGCATGGGTACACGGTGGCGGTGCATAACCGCAGTGTGGCCAGGACGCGGTCGTTGGTCGCGCAGGCGGGCGATGAGGGGGTGTTCGTGCCGTGTGAGTCGTTGGCGCAGTTTGTGGCGTCGTTGGAGCGTCCGCGCAAGGTCGTGGTGATGGTCAAGGCCGGGGCGCCCACGGACGCGGTGATCGATGAGCTGACGCCGTTGTTGGAGGAGGGCGACATCGTGGTCGACGCGGGCAACGCCCACTACCCGGACACGGTGCGTCGGGAGGCGGCGCTGCGGGAGCTGGGTCTGCGGTTTGTGGGGGCGGGGGTCTCGGGCGGTGAGGAGGGCGCGTTGCACGGCCCGTCGATCATGCCCGGTGGGACATGTGAGGCGTATGAGGTGTTGGGCCCGATCTTGGAGGACATCGCCGCGAAGGTCGACGGGGTCCCGTGTTGCGCGTATGTGGGCCCGGACGGGGCGGGGCACTTCGTCAAGATGGTGCACAACGGCATCGAGTACGCCGACATGCAGCTGATCGGTGAGGCGTATGACCTGCTGCGTCAGGGGTTGGGCGCCTCCGCGGGCGAGATCGGGGAGGTCTTCGCCCGGTGGAACACCGGGGACCTGGAGTCGTTCCTGATCGAGATCACCGCCGACGTGCTCTCGCATGTGGACGCCGAGACCGGGGCCGCGTTCGTCGACGTGGTGGCCGACCAGGCCGAGCAGAAGGGCACCGGGCGTTGGACGGTGCACAGCGGCCTGGACCTGGGGGTGCCGATCACCGCGATCGCCGAGGCCACGTTCGCCCGCGCCCTGTCGGGCGCGACGGCCGGGCGCCAGGCCGCGCGCGCCGCGCTGCCCGCCCACGCCCCCGCATGGCAGGTCGCCGACCGCGACGCGTTCGTCGAGGACGTGCGCCAGGCCCTGTACGCCTCGAAGGTCGTGGCCTACTCCCAGGGCTTCGACCAGATCGCCGCGGCCTCGGCCGAGCACGGGTGGGGCATCGACCGCGGCGCGATGGCCCGCATCTGGCGCGGCGGGTGCATCATCCGCGCCCGGTTCCTGGACCGCATCACCCAGGCCTATGAGCGCGACACGGACCTGCCGCTGCTGCTGGCCGACCCCTACTTCACCGACGCCGTCGCCTCGGGCCTGGCCGCCTGGCGGCGCGTGGTCGCCGCCGCCGCCACCCACGGCGTGCCCACCCCCGCGTTCTCCTCCGCCCTGGCCTACTACGACGCCGTGCGCGCACCGCGCCTACCCGCCGCGCTCATCCAAGCCCAACGCGACTACTTCGGCGCCCACACCTACCACCGCACCGACAAAGACGGCGCCTACCACACCGACTGGTCCGGCGACCGCACCGAGTCGAACGCATGA
- a CDS encoding DUF3000 domain-containing protein → MTPDQREIPSRFAAALTSLRRPRLRPEVTLHEVPGPGRIAPWSAALEAEVSVGGLELATGRFVVLHDPAGQETWRGDFRVVTLVRASLEPEMVDDPMLAEVAWSWVTETVEQAGVDVVALGGTVTRVLSNSFGALDGTPDAVDLELRASWTPTDTALGTHLHMWADLMATAGGLPPLPEGVTALGPRRSGLR, encoded by the coding sequence GTGACGCCCGATCAACGGGAGATTCCCTCCCGGTTCGCCGCCGCGCTGACGTCGCTGCGCCGACCTCGGCTGCGCCCCGAGGTGACCTTGCACGAGGTGCCCGGTCCCGGACGGATCGCGCCGTGGAGCGCGGCGCTCGAGGCCGAGGTCTCGGTCGGGGGCCTGGAGCTCGCCACCGGACGGTTCGTCGTCCTGCACGATCCTGCCGGGCAGGAGACCTGGCGCGGCGACTTCCGCGTCGTCACGTTGGTCCGGGCCTCGCTCGAGCCCGAGATGGTGGACGACCCGATGCTCGCCGAGGTCGCCTGGAGCTGGGTCACCGAGACCGTCGAACAGGCGGGCGTCGACGTGGTCGCGTTGGGCGGCACCGTCACGCGTGTGCTGTCGAACAGCTTCGGCGCGCTCGACGGCACGCCTGACGCCGTCGACCTCGAACTGCGCGCCTCCTGGACGCCGACCGACACGGCGCTCGGCACGCACCTGCACATGTGGGCCGACCTCATGGCCACTGCCGGGGGCCTTCCGCCCCTGCCGGAGGGCGTCACTGCGCTGGGACCGCGCAGGTCCGGATTACGGTAG